The following coding sequences lie in one Streptomyces sp. NBC_00510 genomic window:
- a CDS encoding 2'-5' RNA ligase family protein, translating to MGNRMIGVSIAVPEPYGSLLQQRRAGYGDPLAYCIPTHVTLLPPTEVDTALLPTFREHLAEVAATGRAFLMRLEGTASFRPVTPVVYVELVQGGLDCADLQERVRSGPVRRELQFPYHPHVTIGHGIPDEALDRAETELSDFVATWTVSCFSLYEQDDEGVWRSVRDYPFGGAGPSLVPHQPGACEPLSPAPAGGPPHA from the coding sequence GTGGGAAACCGCATGATCGGCGTGTCGATCGCGGTCCCCGAGCCTTACGGCAGCCTGCTGCAGCAGCGCCGCGCCGGCTACGGAGACCCGCTGGCGTACTGCATCCCGACCCACGTCACGCTGCTCCCGCCCACCGAGGTGGACACGGCGCTGCTCCCGACCTTCCGGGAGCACCTCGCCGAGGTCGCCGCCACCGGCCGTGCCTTCCTCATGCGGCTGGAGGGCACGGCCAGCTTCCGGCCGGTCACCCCGGTCGTCTACGTCGAGCTCGTCCAGGGCGGCCTCGACTGCGCCGACCTGCAGGAGCGCGTCCGCTCCGGCCCGGTCCGGCGCGAGCTCCAGTTCCCGTACCACCCGCACGTCACCATCGGCCACGGCATCCCCGACGAGGCGCTGGACCGCGCCGAGACGGAGCTGTCCGACTTCGTCGCCACCTGGACCGTCAGCTGCTTCTCGCTGTACGAGCAGGACGACGAGGGCGTCTGGCGCAGTGTGCGGGACTACCCCTTCGGCGGCGCCGGGCCTTCCCTCGTGCCGCACCAGCCCGGTGCGTGCGAGCCGCTCAGCCCGGCTCCCGCGGGAGGCCCACCGCACGCGTGA
- a CDS encoding metallophosphoesterase encodes MILAVVAVVAAVLALLGGVHYYLWRRLVRDVSAPGGWWRRTGTVLAVVLPLLSLGALVGGRALPLAAERWLAWPGYLWLAVLLYLTLAVLAGEAVRPLLRGALERRDRSRGVREAGAGAAEPTGQDAADPGPRPEPAPAGQTRRLFVARTVGAAAAVAAGVTVGQGTYGVLRGPRLKYVTVPLAKLPARADGYRIAVVSDIHLGPVLGKAHTQRIVDTINGARPDLVTIVGDLVDGSVPELGAAAEPLARLRARDGSFFVTGNHEYFSGAAPWIDFVRDLGVHPLENARTELAGFDLAGVNDISGADHDHAPDYTKALGDRDTSRAVVLLAHQPVMIHEAVRHHVDLQLSGHTHGGQLWPGNYIAELANPTVAGLESYGDTQLYVTRGAGAWGPPVRVGAPSDITIVTLASPRA; translated from the coding sequence GTGATCCTCGCGGTGGTCGCCGTCGTCGCGGCCGTCCTGGCCCTCCTCGGCGGGGTGCACTACTACCTGTGGCGCCGCCTGGTCCGCGACGTGTCCGCGCCCGGGGGCTGGTGGCGGCGGACGGGGACGGTGCTGGCGGTCGTCCTGCCGCTGCTGAGCCTGGGCGCGCTGGTCGGCGGGCGGGCGCTGCCGCTGGCGGCCGAGCGGTGGCTGGCCTGGCCGGGCTACCTGTGGCTGGCGGTGCTGCTGTACCTGACGCTGGCGGTACTGGCCGGTGAGGCCGTACGGCCGCTGCTGCGGGGCGCGCTCGAACGCAGGGACCGGTCCCGGGGCGTACGGGAGGCCGGGGCCGGGGCCGCCGAGCCGACTGGGCAGGACGCCGCGGATCCCGGGCCGCGGCCGGAGCCCGCGCCCGCCGGGCAGACGAGGCGGCTGTTCGTCGCCCGTACGGTCGGTGCCGCGGCGGCCGTGGCCGCGGGGGTGACGGTCGGCCAGGGCACGTACGGAGTGCTGCGCGGCCCGCGCCTGAAGTACGTCACCGTGCCGCTCGCCAAGCTCCCCGCGCGTGCCGACGGCTACCGGATCGCCGTGGTGAGCGACATCCACCTCGGCCCGGTCCTCGGCAAGGCGCACACCCAGCGGATCGTGGACACGATCAACGGGGCCCGCCCGGACCTCGTCACCATCGTCGGCGACCTGGTCGACGGCTCGGTGCCGGAACTGGGCGCCGCGGCCGAGCCGCTGGCCCGGCTCCGGGCGCGGGACGGGAGCTTTTTCGTCACCGGCAACCACGAGTACTTCTCCGGGGCCGCACCCTGGATCGACTTCGTGCGCGACCTGGGCGTCCACCCGCTGGAGAACGCCCGCACCGAACTCGCCGGCTTCGACCTGGCCGGGGTCAACGACATCAGCGGCGCGGACCACGACCACGCCCCCGACTACACCAAGGCGCTCGGCGACCGGGACACCTCGCGGGCGGTCGTGCTCCTCGCCCACCAGCCGGTGATGATCCACGAAGCGGTCCGGCACCACGTCGACCTGCAGTTGTCCGGGCACACCCACGGCGGGCAGCTGTGGCCCGGCAACTACATCGCGGAACTGGCCAATCCCACGGTGGCCGGCCTGGAAAGCTACGGCGACACCCAGCTGTACGTGACCCGTGGCGCGGGGGCCTGGGGCCCGCCGGTCCGCGTGGGCGCGCCCTCGGACATCACGATCGTGACCCTCGCCTCACCGCGCGCCTGA
- a CDS encoding DoxX family protein, protein MTATTTTAPSRDRSRADTAVWALQILLALFFALASATPKLIAHSSAAESFDTIGYGNWFMYLIGALELAGAIGLVVPRLAGIAAVAFIGLMAGAFTFQVVYFDGENAATPIVIAALMGVVAWRRLRRA, encoded by the coding sequence ATGACCGCCACCACCACGACCGCCCCGTCCCGCGACCGCAGCCGGGCGGACACCGCCGTGTGGGCGCTGCAGATCCTGCTCGCCCTGTTCTTCGCGCTCGCCAGCGCCACGCCGAAGCTCATCGCGCACTCCTCGGCCGCCGAGAGCTTCGACACCATCGGCTACGGCAACTGGTTCATGTACCTCATCGGTGCCCTCGAACTCGCCGGTGCCATCGGCCTCGTCGTCCCGCGCCTGGCCGGGATCGCGGCGGTGGCCTTCATCGGCCTGATGGCCGGCGCGTTCACCTTCCAGGTCGTCTACTTCGACGGCGAGAACGCGGCCACGCCCATCGTCATCGCGGCCCTGATGGGCGTCGTCGCCTGGCGTCGTCTGCGCCGCGCGTGA
- a CDS encoding ATP-binding protein: MDETTPPAEWWFSRHPRSVGRARARLREQALAWGLGAEATDTAVLLLSELMGNAVRHARVPPDRRIAARAALASGTLRVEVCDAGDDPPVPRQASATDESGRGLALVELLADAWNVQPRPYGIGKTVWFELRVTKPFVNSSDQWPDLDVGFAPWTVTWDS, translated from the coding sequence ATGGACGAGACAACTCCCCCTGCCGAGTGGTGGTTTTCGCGCCACCCGCGCAGCGTCGGGCGGGCGCGGGCCAGGCTGCGGGAACAGGCCCTCGCGTGGGGCCTCGGCGCCGAGGCGACGGACACCGCGGTCCTGCTGCTCAGCGAGTTGATGGGCAACGCAGTCCGCCACGCACGGGTCCCACCGGACCGACGGATCGCCGCTCGCGCCGCCCTGGCCTCGGGGACGCTGCGGGTGGAGGTCTGCGACGCCGGCGACGACCCGCCCGTACCACGGCAGGCGTCGGCGACGGACGAGTCGGGACGCGGGCTGGCGCTCGTGGAGTTGCTCGCCGACGCCTGGAACGTTCAACCTCGGCCGTACGGCATCGGTAAAACGGTCTGGTTCGAACTCAGAGTGACAAAACCATTCGTAAACAGTAGTGACCAGTGGCCTGATCTCGACGTAGGGTTCGCGCCATGGACAGTGACCTGGGACTCCTGA
- a CDS encoding ATP-binding protein — MMRRSAFRLPRHPTSVGLARHRVRDHLEGWEQEGETVESVVLVVSELATNAVRHSPLLEREFEVAVTVHSDGSCVVEVSDGDAQSRPVPREAGDGDESGRGLRLVQALSDTWGVRERGRYGKTVWAVLAEPAVG; from the coding sequence CTGATGAGGCGCAGTGCGTTCCGGCTGCCCCGGCACCCGACCTCGGTCGGGCTGGCCCGACACCGGGTGCGTGACCACCTGGAGGGCTGGGAGCAGGAGGGCGAGACCGTCGAGTCGGTCGTCCTGGTCGTGTCGGAGCTGGCGACCAACGCCGTACGGCACAGTCCGCTCCTGGAGCGGGAGTTCGAGGTGGCGGTGACCGTCCACAGCGACGGCTCGTGCGTCGTCGAGGTCTCCGACGGCGATGCGCAGTCCCGCCCCGTGCCGCGCGAGGCGGGGGACGGCGACGAGTCGGGGCGCGGTCTGCGGCTGGTGCAGGCGCTCTCGGACACCTGGGGCGTCCGGGAGCGCGGCCGGTACGGCAAGACGGTCTGGGCGGTGCTGGCCGAGCCCGCCGTGGGCTGA
- a CDS encoding TetR family transcriptional regulator: MEEAPPGTTSGAPRPPKSEQTRALILETAMRLFEERGYDKTTMRAIAKEAGVSVGNAYYYFEGKEHLVQGFYDRLAAEHAAAVQGLLDGGGERDLAARLLTVMTSWIDVARPYHQFAAQFFKNAADPASPLSPFSPESHPARDAAISIHERVLSGSDIKVDAELAEVLPELMWMYQMGIVVYWVFDHSPDTERTRRLVARTAPLGARILRLSRYRLLRPIVREIRELLSEFLFRR, from the coding sequence GTGGAAGAAGCACCCCCCGGCACGACCTCCGGGGCACCCCGGCCCCCCAAGAGCGAGCAGACGCGCGCCCTGATCCTCGAGACGGCCATGCGGCTGTTCGAGGAACGGGGCTACGACAAGACGACGATGCGCGCCATCGCCAAGGAGGCCGGGGTCTCGGTCGGCAACGCCTACTACTACTTCGAGGGGAAGGAGCACCTCGTCCAGGGCTTCTACGACCGCCTCGCCGCCGAACACGCGGCCGCGGTCCAGGGCCTCCTGGACGGCGGCGGGGAGAGGGACCTGGCGGCACGGCTGCTCACCGTCATGACCTCCTGGATCGACGTGGCCCGCCCCTACCACCAGTTCGCCGCGCAGTTCTTCAAGAACGCCGCCGACCCGGCGAGCCCGCTCAGCCCCTTCTCCCCCGAGTCGCACCCGGCCCGCGACGCCGCCATCTCCATCCACGAACGGGTGCTCTCCGGCTCCGACATCAAGGTCGACGCCGAACTGGCCGAGGTGCTGCCCGAGCTGATGTGGATGTACCAGATGGGCATCGTCGTCTACTGGGTCTTCGACCACTCCCCCGACACCGAGCGCACCCGCCGGCTGGTCGCGCGGACCGCTCCGCTGGGCGCGCGGATCCTCAGGCTCTCCCGCTACCGGCTGCTGCGGCCGATCGTGCGTGAGATCCGCGAGCTGCTCTCGGAGTTCCTCTTCCGGCGCTGA
- a CDS encoding DUF393 domain-containing protein: protein MDRTPATGAAPAAPVPVRLLTVLYDPDCSLCSFVRRWLERQRQIVPLDLVPLGSDEARRRFPELDHTATLREITVVGDSGQVYRDDAAWLVCLWALAEYRPMAHRLSTRAGAPVARAAVLAAARYREAQWGGGAAATGWGGRVYPSGEGWSYDPKDGWTHRAPGAVPDACADGCAPPG, encoded by the coding sequence ATGGACCGCACCCCAGCGACCGGGGCCGCTCCGGCGGCCCCGGTGCCGGTCCGTCTGCTGACCGTCCTGTACGACCCGGACTGCTCGCTCTGCTCCTTCGTCCGCCGCTGGCTGGAGCGCCAGCGGCAGATCGTGCCGCTGGACCTCGTCCCGCTCGGCTCCGACGAGGCCCGCCGCCGCTTCCCTGAGCTGGACCACACCGCGACCCTGCGCGAGATCACCGTCGTCGGGGACTCGGGACAGGTCTACCGCGACGACGCCGCCTGGCTGGTCTGCCTGTGGGCCCTGGCCGAGTACCGGCCGATGGCGCACCGCCTCAGCACCCGTGCCGGAGCGCCCGTCGCCCGGGCCGCCGTGCTCGCCGCCGCCCGCTACCGGGAGGCGCAGTGGGGTGGCGGGGCCGCCGCGACGGGCTGGGGCGGCCGTGTGTACCCCAGCGGCGAGGGCTGGTCCTACGACCCCAAGGACGGCTGGACGCACCGTGCCCCGGGCGCCGTCCCGGACGCCTGCGCGGACGGCTGCGCCCCGCCCGGTTAG
- a CDS encoding YihY/virulence factor BrkB family protein has protein sequence MEWLTRLPGIGPWIARLMRTHAWRTYEHLEDVHWTRLAAAITFVSFVALFPLLTVGAAVGAALLSPGRLKELEDKLAEQVPGIADQLNIGGLVDNAGTVGTIAAVLLVVTGVSWVGALRDCLRAVWRKDDEAENPFVQKLKDFGVLVGLGVVALLSVACSALAGTAVGRLGDALGLDEHGPGRALLSVAGFCIAVLVDLLILAYLLTLLPGVTPNRRDLVVASLIGAIGFELLKLLISGYLQSVATKSMYGAFGVPIALLLWINFTAKLLLYCAAWTATPHSAELATARTDEPGGPGAPEHARPERPETA, from the coding sequence ATGGAATGGCTGACTCGGCTCCCAGGGATCGGACCGTGGATCGCGCGGCTCATGCGCACCCACGCCTGGCGCACGTACGAACATCTGGAGGACGTGCACTGGACGCGGCTCGCCGCCGCCATCACCTTCGTCAGCTTCGTCGCGCTCTTCCCGCTGCTGACCGTCGGCGCCGCCGTCGGCGCGGCCCTGCTGTCCCCCGGCCGGCTGAAGGAACTCGAGGACAAGCTGGCCGAGCAGGTCCCCGGCATTGCCGACCAGCTCAACATCGGCGGGCTCGTCGACAACGCGGGCACGGTGGGCACCATCGCCGCCGTCCTGCTGGTCGTCACCGGCGTCAGCTGGGTCGGCGCCCTGCGCGACTGCCTCAGGGCGGTCTGGCGCAAGGACGACGAGGCCGAGAACCCCTTCGTCCAGAAGCTCAAGGACTTCGGCGTCCTGGTCGGCCTGGGTGTCGTCGCCCTGCTCTCCGTCGCCTGCTCGGCCCTCGCCGGGACGGCCGTCGGCCGTCTCGGCGACGCCCTCGGCCTCGACGAACACGGACCGGGGCGGGCCCTGTTGTCGGTGGCGGGCTTCTGCATCGCCGTCCTCGTGGACCTGCTGATCCTCGCCTACCTGCTCACCCTGCTGCCCGGGGTCACCCCGAACCGCCGCGATCTCGTCGTGGCGAGCCTCATCGGCGCGATCGGCTTCGAGTTGCTGAAGCTGCTCATCAGCGGCTACCTGCAGAGCGTGGCCACCAAGAGCATGTACGGCGCCTTCGGGGTACCCATCGCGCTGCTGCTGTGGATCAACTTCACGGCGAAGCTGCTGCTGTACTGCGCGGCCTGGACGGCCACCCCGCACAGCGCCGAACTCGCCACCGCCCGCACGGACGAGCCGGGCGGGCCGGGCGCCCCGGAGCACGCGCGGCCCGAGCGGCCCGAGACCGCCTGA
- a CDS encoding D-alanyl-D-alanine carboxypeptidase: protein MPNSSPRAARRSALVLSALALAGGTALTAAPVAHAKTPSPSATPTPPARMSAVGGERLGQPGTQVSPLTGAPALPGKLTSRSWIVSDAETGQVLAAHNAHWRLPPASTLKMLFADTVLPKLDKSQTYQVQPSDLDGVGAGSSLVGIKENLTYTVHDLWLGVFLRSGNDAVHVLSSMNGGVDATVLEMQRKAEDLQADDTTVISPDGYDMPGQVSSAYDLTLFARAGLQNADFREYCSTVRAKFPGEWKTVKGKKGKKSTKKRGTFEVQNTNRLLSGDYDLATYDGIAGVKNGYTTNAGNTFTGVAQRGDRTLLVTVMHPGEGHNMAYKEAAKLLDWGFQADGMVTPVGTLVPPKSAIASASPSPSASPGKQARAQAAPHASSGGGGAWTALALAGGSVLVVAALAFLVRRRWPLPQRTSTAAIPAPTKPGDDAPAKTAEADTETGAGKADAEKADAEKAEEGPKEAAEKADEAEGAAAEGTEREAPAQQAEATADHPA from the coding sequence GTGCCGAACTCCTCCCCCCGCGCCGCGCGCCGTTCCGCCCTGGTGCTGTCCGCCCTCGCACTCGCCGGTGGTACGGCCCTGACCGCCGCGCCCGTCGCGCACGCGAAGACCCCGTCGCCCTCGGCCACTCCGACGCCGCCCGCACGGATGTCGGCGGTCGGCGGGGAACGGCTGGGACAGCCCGGCACCCAGGTCAGCCCGCTGACCGGCGCTCCCGCCCTGCCCGGGAAGCTCACCTCACGGTCGTGGATCGTCTCCGACGCCGAGACCGGGCAGGTGCTGGCCGCCCACAACGCGCACTGGAGGCTGCCGCCCGCCAGCACGCTCAAGATGCTGTTCGCGGACACGGTCCTGCCGAAGCTGGACAAGTCGCAGACCTACCAGGTGCAACCCTCCGACCTCGACGGCGTCGGCGCGGGCAGCAGCCTCGTGGGCATCAAGGAGAACCTCACCTACACCGTCCACGACCTGTGGCTCGGTGTCTTCCTGCGCTCCGGGAACGACGCCGTCCACGTCCTGTCCTCCATGAACGGCGGCGTGGACGCGACCGTCCTGGAGATGCAGCGCAAGGCCGAGGACCTGCAGGCGGACGACACCACCGTGATCTCCCCCGACGGCTACGACATGCCCGGCCAGGTCTCCTCGGCGTACGACCTGACCCTCTTCGCCCGCGCCGGCCTGCAGAACGCGGACTTCCGCGAGTACTGCTCGACCGTGCGCGCCAAGTTCCCCGGCGAGTGGAAGACCGTCAAGGGGAAGAAGGGCAAGAAGAGCACGAAGAAGCGCGGGACCTTCGAGGTACAGAACACCAACCGGCTGCTCTCCGGCGACTACGACCTCGCGACCTACGACGGCATCGCGGGCGTGAAGAACGGCTACACCACCAACGCGGGCAACACCTTCACCGGTGTCGCGCAGCGCGGCGACCGCACGCTGCTGGTGACCGTCATGCACCCCGGTGAGGGCCACAACATGGCCTACAAGGAGGCCGCCAAGCTGCTCGACTGGGGCTTCCAGGCGGACGGCATGGTGACCCCCGTCGGCACCCTGGTGCCCCCGAAGTCCGCCATCGCGTCGGCCTCGCCCTCACCCTCCGCCTCCCCCGGCAAGCAGGCGCGGGCGCAGGCCGCCCCGCACGCCTCCTCCGGTGGCGGCGGGGCGTGGACCGCCCTCGCGCTCGCGGGCGGCTCCGTCCTGGTCGTCGCCGCCCTGGCCTTCCTCGTACGGCGCCGCTGGCCGCTGCCGCAGCGGACGTCGACGGCCGCCATCCCCGCCCCGACCAAGCCCGGCGACGACGCGCCCGCGAAGACCGCCGAGGCGGACACGGAGACGGGCGCCGGAAAGGCGGACGCCGAGAAGGCCGACGCCGAGAAGGCGGAGGAAGGGCCGAAGGAGGCCGCGGAGAAGGCGGACGAGGCGGAGGGGGCGGCCGCGGAGGGCACCGAGCGGGAGGCGCCCGCGCAGCAGGCGGAAGCCACGGCGGACCATCCGGCCTGA
- a CDS encoding pyridoxal-dependent decarboxylase — MHPTLAADRAHLPELLQAVRDLAARELAAVDDRPAARPGPAPEPQPLPVTGTGADGALALFERRWAPGFSGSAGPRYLGFVTGGATPAAVAGDWLTSTYDQNVSAGGDSSAAALERETVGWLRAMLGLGEEHSGAFVTGATVSNTVGLAVAREWLGERRGLSVSRDGLAALGPVTVLSGTPHSSIGKALSVLGLGRSSLTRVPVLPGGREAVDVDRLAAALESLEGRPAVVVANAGTVNTVDFDDLRAIAALKERHGFWLHVDAAFGGFAALSPAYAHLAEGIDAADSVCVDLHKWLNVPYDAAVQFTRRQDLQVRVFHNDSPYLGLPSLPDPDFLHLTPENSRRLRALAAWFSLTAYGSEGHREVVERNAACARRLGERIEADPRLRLLAPVRLNVVCFTLADDPTPERVDALVRAVAASGEAFLTPTVLHGVPAVRAAFSNWRTSEADTDRVLDAITTATTTAT; from the coding sequence ATGCACCCCACACTCGCCGCGGACCGCGCACACCTCCCCGAACTCCTCCAGGCGGTAAGGGACCTGGCCGCCCGTGAGCTGGCCGCCGTCGACGACCGCCCGGCCGCCCGCCCCGGGCCCGCACCCGAGCCGCAGCCCCTCCCCGTCACCGGGACCGGCGCCGACGGCGCGCTCGCGCTCTTCGAACGGCGCTGGGCACCAGGTTTCTCGGGCAGCGCCGGCCCGCGCTACCTGGGCTTCGTGACCGGGGGAGCGACCCCCGCCGCCGTCGCGGGGGACTGGCTCACCAGTACCTACGACCAGAACGTCTCGGCGGGCGGCGACTCCTCCGCCGCCGCCCTGGAACGCGAGACCGTCGGCTGGCTCCGCGCGATGCTCGGCCTCGGCGAGGAGCACAGCGGCGCCTTCGTCACCGGCGCGACCGTCTCCAACACCGTGGGCCTGGCCGTGGCGCGCGAGTGGCTCGGCGAACGGCGGGGGCTGTCCGTGTCCCGCGACGGGCTGGCCGCGCTCGGCCCGGTGACGGTGCTGTCCGGAACCCCGCACTCCAGCATCGGCAAGGCCCTGTCCGTGCTCGGCCTCGGCCGGTCGTCCCTGACCCGCGTACCGGTGCTGCCCGGTGGCCGCGAGGCGGTGGACGTCGACAGGCTCGCCGCGGCGCTGGAGTCGCTGGAGGGCCGTCCGGCCGTCGTGGTCGCCAACGCGGGCACCGTCAACACCGTCGACTTCGACGACCTCCGCGCGATCGCGGCCCTGAAGGAGCGCCACGGCTTCTGGCTCCACGTCGACGCCGCGTTCGGCGGCTTCGCCGCGCTGTCACCCGCGTACGCGCACCTCGCCGAGGGCATCGACGCCGCCGACTCCGTCTGCGTCGACCTCCACAAATGGCTGAACGTGCCCTACGACGCCGCCGTCCAGTTCACCCGCCGCCAGGACCTCCAGGTCCGGGTCTTCCACAACGACTCGCCCTACCTGGGCCTGCCGTCCCTCCCCGACCCGGACTTCCTCCACCTCACCCCCGAGAACTCCCGCCGGCTGCGCGCCCTCGCCGCGTGGTTCTCCCTCACCGCCTACGGCAGCGAGGGCCACCGCGAGGTCGTCGAACGCAACGCCGCCTGCGCCCGGCGCCTCGGCGAGCGCATCGAGGCCGACCCCCGCCTGCGGCTGCTGGCCCCCGTCCGGCTCAACGTCGTCTGCTTCACCCTGGCCGACGACCCCACGCCCGAGCGCGTCGACGCGCTCGTCCGCGCCGTCGCCGCCTCCGGGGAGGCCTTCCTCACCCCGACGGTCCTCCACGGCGTGCCCGCCGTGCGGGCGGCCTTCAGCAACTGGCGTACATCCGAGGCCGACACGGACCGTGTCCTGGACGCGATCACCACCGCGACGACGACCGCCACCTAG
- a CDS encoding helix-turn-helix transcriptional regulator: MAWRYCGNQVKLWREHAGVTREQLADEAGYGYETVKSMEQGRRRPTQRLLQIADGLCGAQGKLTAAEAFLAPEKYPTYARDYMRYEAEAIAVNWYESQYIPGLLQCEAYVRTLLSSHWPPLDEETLEERVAARLERQLMLDNRTRSFSFVIEESALRSFADPGAHREQLRTLLVRGRTRNVTIQVMPAERGLHPGLHGPFVLLETAEHQHLVYEEGQTTGVLYADPARVSIVMRRHDMITRQALGPEESARFIEDLAERP, translated from the coding sequence ATGGCGTGGCGGTACTGCGGCAACCAGGTCAAGCTCTGGCGCGAACACGCCGGCGTCACGCGCGAGCAACTGGCCGACGAGGCGGGGTACGGCTACGAGACCGTCAAGTCGATGGAGCAGGGGCGCCGCCGCCCGACACAGCGGCTGCTCCAGATCGCCGACGGGCTGTGCGGGGCACAGGGCAAACTCACGGCGGCGGAGGCGTTCCTCGCCCCGGAGAAGTACCCGACCTACGCCCGGGACTACATGCGGTACGAGGCCGAGGCGATCGCCGTCAACTGGTACGAGAGCCAGTACATCCCGGGGCTCCTCCAATGCGAGGCGTACGTGCGCACGTTGCTCTCGTCCCATTGGCCACCGCTTGACGAGGAGACGCTCGAAGAACGGGTGGCGGCGCGGCTGGAACGCCAGTTGATGCTGGACAACCGAACCCGCTCGTTCAGCTTCGTGATCGAGGAGTCGGCGCTGCGCTCCTTCGCGGACCCCGGCGCACACCGGGAGCAGCTGCGGACGCTGCTGGTGCGGGGACGGACCCGGAACGTCACCATCCAGGTCATGCCCGCGGAGCGGGGCCTCCATCCCGGGCTGCACGGCCCGTTCGTGTTGCTGGAGACCGCCGAGCACCAGCACCTCGTCTACGAGGAGGGACAGACCACGGGAGTCCTCTATGCGGACCCGGCGCGGGTCAGTATCGTCATGCGGCGCCACGACATGATCACCCGCCAGGCCCTCGGCCCCGAGGAGTCCGCGCGGTTCATCGAAGACTTGGCGGAGAGGCCATGA
- a CDS encoding DUF397 domain-containing protein translates to MTDGLVWFTSSYSNSEGGACVEVAFGPGAVLVRDSKDRAGARLTFTPGAWADFVAYAVTRGADDARRRRPSGPR, encoded by the coding sequence ATGACCGACGGGCTCGTGTGGTTCACGTCCAGCTACAGCAACTCCGAGGGCGGCGCCTGCGTCGAGGTCGCGTTCGGCCCCGGCGCGGTCCTGGTGCGGGACTCCAAGGACCGGGCCGGGGCTCGGCTGACGTTCACGCCCGGCGCGTGGGCGGACTTCGTGGCGTACGCGGTCACGCGCGGCGCAGACGACGCCAGGCGACGACGCCCATCAGGGCCGCGATGA
- a CDS encoding exonuclease domain-containing protein, giving the protein MDSDLGLLNVIDVEATCWDGEPPQGSVSEIIEIGLTVVDLVAGERVARHRVLVRPARSAVSPFCTQLTGLTQAEVDSGLDFADACKLLAVEHRAGSRAWASWGDYDRHQFNRQCRATDTTYPFGSRHINVKTLFTQAHRLTKRPGMAEALRLVGLPVEGRHHRGEDDAWNIAALVVDLARRGAWPATPAY; this is encoded by the coding sequence ATGGACAGTGACCTGGGACTCCTGAACGTCATCGACGTCGAGGCGACGTGCTGGGACGGCGAGCCGCCGCAAGGCTCGGTGAGCGAGATCATCGAGATCGGGCTGACCGTCGTGGACCTCGTCGCGGGCGAGCGCGTCGCCCGCCACCGCGTCCTCGTACGGCCCGCACGCTCCGCCGTGAGTCCCTTCTGCACGCAACTGACCGGCCTGACGCAGGCCGAGGTGGACTCGGGCCTGGACTTCGCGGACGCGTGCAAGCTGCTCGCCGTCGAGCACCGGGCGGGGTCGCGGGCATGGGCGAGCTGGGGCGACTACGACCGTCACCAGTTCAACCGCCAGTGCCGGGCGACCGATACGACGTACCCCTTCGGCAGCCGGCACATCAACGTCAAGACGCTCTTCACCCAGGCCCACCGCCTCACCAAGCGCCCCGGCATGGCGGAGGCGCTCCGGCTCGTCGGGCTGCCCGTCGAAGGCCGCCACCACCGCGGCGAGGACGACGCGTGGAACATCGCCGCCCTCGTCGTGGACCTGGCGCGCCGGGGCGCCTGGCCGGCGACGCCGGCCTACTGA